From Syntrophales bacterium, a single genomic window includes:
- a CDS encoding SLATT domain-containing protein, whose translation MSKENNDILINECRRIEDDCLYTAEAHYIIAAGADRVSFWVKLIPAVAAAVSGVALLSGAPNWIAWFSVIAGVAFALQSILNPDKKREEHSLAGKSYAALKHESRSLYQTFHRELDHDSFSVMVRILRERYNMIAKLTPQTTVKAFEKARERIKAGIHTPDFKENK comes from the coding sequence ATGTCTAAAGAAAACAATGATATTCTTATAAATGAGTGCAGGCGAATTGAAGATGATTGCCTGTATACCGCCGAAGCTCATTACATTATCGCTGCCGGTGCTGATAGGGTGAGTTTTTGGGTGAAATTGATTCCTGCGGTTGCTGCGGCTGTAAGTGGTGTTGCTCTTTTGTCCGGGGCTCCCAATTGGATTGCCTGGTTCTCTGTGATTGCGGGTGTCGCTTTTGCTTTGCAATCAATCCTGAATCCCGACAAAAAAAGAGAAGAACATTCACTGGCAGGCAAAAGCTACGCAGCGTTAAAACATGAATCACGGTCATTGTACCAGACATTTCATAGAGAATTGGATCATGATTCGTTTTCAGTAATGGTGAGAATCCTCCGTGAAAGATACAACATGATAGCTAAGCTGACACCACAAACTACAGTTAAGGCTTTTGAAAAAGCTAGAGAAAGAATCAAAGCAGGGATACATACGCCTGATTTTAAAGAGAATAAATAG
- a CDS encoding ImmA/IrrE family metallo-endopeptidase, which yields MKQGIFKCSWCPKEKIWEETEQIRTKHWPQETLPVNMEHIVEFELDLHIEPKHGLMSTADMDAGLRRDMTGIVVDYDRYMDTKYASRMRFSFAHEVGHFFIHKEIYAEIGFVSTDEWKDFIQGVPDREYRSCEWQANEFAGRLLVPRHVLKPEIERLYNKIREENLIEYISKDPDAVLVRISPALCRIFGVSEEVIERRLEREDLWPPDWIE from the coding sequence TTGAAACAGGGAATATTTAAATGTAGTTGGTGTCCGAAAGAAAAAATCTGGGAAGAAACAGAACAGATACGTACTAAGCATTGGCCGCAGGAAACACTTCCTGTGAACATGGAGCACATTGTGGAATTTGAGTTAGACTTACACATTGAACCAAAGCACGGATTAATGTCTACTGCTGACATGGATGCAGGCTTGAGAAGGGATATGACGGGTATAGTGGTTGATTATGACCGCTATATGGACACTAAGTACGCTAGCCGAATGCGTTTTTCATTTGCACACGAGGTAGGACATTTCTTCATACACAAAGAGATATATGCCGAAATCGGTTTTGTCTCGACCGATGAATGGAAGGACTTCATACAGGGAGTTCCAGATAGAGAATACAGAAGTTGTGAGTGGCAGGCAAATGAGTTTGCTGGCCGCTTGCTTGTCCCTCGCCATGTCTTAAAGCCGGAAATCGAAAGACTGTATAACAAGATTAGAGAGGAAAATCTTATCGAATATATATCAAAAGATCCCGATGCAGTTTTAGTGCGTATATCACCAGCACTTTGTAGGATTTTCGGAGTTTCAGAGGAAGTTATTGAAAGAAGATTAGAAAGAGAAGATTTATGGCCGCCTGATTGGATTGAATAG
- a CDS encoding helix-turn-helix transcriptional regulator codes for MEVAMFGELIKGARKRRGIGLREFSNLIDTDASNWSKVERGLHSPPQSEEKLNRIANALHIEVGSELYIEMLDKARIDAGIIPKDILSDREVLNALPMFFRTIRSEKPTPEELERLINFIREGG; via the coding sequence GTGGAAGTAGCCATGTTTGGCGAATTAATAAAGGGGGCGAGAAAAAGGAGGGGTATTGGTTTAAGGGAATTTAGTAATCTAATTGACACAGACGCCAGTAACTGGAGTAAGGTTGAGCGTGGACTTCATTCTCCACCTCAAAGCGAGGAGAAATTAAACAGGATAGCAAACGCTCTACACATTGAAGTCGGCTCGGAGCTGTATATTGAAATGTTAGATAAAGCAAGAATAGACGCGGGAATAATTCCAAAAGATATTCTTTCAGATCGAGAAGTATTGAACGCTTTACCGATGTTTTTCAGGACAATCAGAAGCGAGAAACCAACACCAGAAGAGTTGGAAAGATTGATAAACTTTATACGGGAAGGAGGTTAA